A region of uncultured Anaeromusa sp. DNA encodes the following proteins:
- a CDS encoding MFS transporter, whose protein sequence is MNATVEKQSGDLDLGSRVISKVAWRLIPFFVLAYLLNFIDRVNLGFAALQMNRDLALTATTFGYGAGILFIGYLFFGVPSNIGLQRYGAKRWLAFLLIIWGALSASMSLVASVEQFLVMRFLLGAAEAGFFPGVIFCLTQWFPAAYRASITSRFMFAQPLALMIGSAVSGWLLTLDGTLGVAGWKWMFVLEGIPASLVGIMGYFYLTDSPSKADWLKEEEKQWLINTLQDEEERIVAKEKYSMWQAMANPKVWILALIYVSQVIGVFGVNMWLPQIVKSFSSDISTTSIGLIGAIPFVVAAVGMLLIGRSSDKFQERKWHMIGAMVLAGGSLVLCGFVNGSLALSIFLISISSIGFYGCMPIFWTIPPTFLVGAAAATGIAFINAIGNLGGFFGPVAIGWIKDYTGSFTSGLYFMGGAVLVGCLLALVLYKMAEKDEEAVKS, encoded by the coding sequence ATGAACGCAACCGTAGAAAAGCAAAGCGGTGACCTCGATTTGGGCAGCCGTGTAATCAGTAAAGTTGCTTGGCGTTTGATTCCGTTTTTTGTTTTGGCCTATTTGCTTAATTTTATTGACCGCGTGAATCTCGGCTTTGCTGCATTGCAAATGAACCGAGATTTGGCCTTGACGGCAACTACCTTTGGTTATGGAGCAGGCATTTTATTTATCGGCTATCTGTTCTTTGGCGTTCCCAGCAATATTGGCTTGCAACGTTATGGGGCCAAGAGGTGGCTGGCGTTTTTACTTATCATTTGGGGCGCTCTTTCCGCCAGCATGTCCCTTGTGGCTAGTGTAGAACAGTTTTTAGTGATGCGCTTTCTGCTTGGCGCAGCGGAAGCTGGATTTTTCCCGGGGGTTATTTTTTGCCTGACACAGTGGTTTCCGGCGGCGTATCGGGCATCTATTACATCTCGCTTTATGTTTGCGCAGCCTTTGGCTTTGATGATTGGTTCTGCCGTATCAGGCTGGTTGTTGACTCTGGATGGTACCTTGGGTGTTGCGGGCTGGAAATGGATGTTTGTATTGGAAGGCATTCCAGCGTCGTTAGTAGGTATTATGGGATATTTTTATCTGACAGACAGCCCGTCTAAAGCAGATTGGCTGAAAGAAGAAGAAAAACAATGGCTGATTAACACGCTGCAAGACGAAGAAGAACGTATTGTGGCGAAAGAAAAATACTCTATGTGGCAGGCGATGGCCAATCCTAAAGTCTGGATATTGGCATTGATTTATGTTTCCCAGGTCATCGGCGTTTTTGGCGTAAATATGTGGTTGCCGCAGATTGTGAAAAGCTTTAGCAGCGATATTTCGACAACTTCGATTGGTCTCATTGGTGCTATTCCTTTTGTAGTGGCTGCAGTAGGTATGTTGCTTATCGGCAGAAGCTCTGATAAATTTCAAGAACGCAAATGGCATATGATTGGCGCGATGGTCTTGGCTGGGGGAAGTTTGGTGCTTTGTGGCTTTGTCAATGGCAGCTTGGCTTTGTCTATCTTCCTTATTTCCATCAGCAGCATAGGTTTTTACGGCTGTATGCCTATCTTTTGGACCATTCCTCCGACGTTCCTTGTGGGCGCAGCGGCAGCGACAGGCATTGCTTTTATCAATGCCATCGGCAACTTGGGCGGCTTTTTCGGCCCTGTTGCGATTGGTTGGATCAAAGATTATACAGGAAGTTTTACAAGCGGCTTGTATTTTATGGGTGGGGCGGTTCTTGTGGGTTGCCTTTTGGCTCTGGTTCTATACAAAATGGCGGAGAAAGACGAAGAAGCCGTCAAATCGTAA
- a CDS encoding DUF4337 domain-containing protein has translation MADKQNEKKTWKDHLTTVIAVTTLLLAACATIASFKAAGYGNRMVLAQNRASDQWAYYQAKSIKETQYQVQRDAMAALMPPEVRTEAVVKQIAVFEEEIKRYKKEKNEIIQEAQKLEAERDAASQYNTMFGQSLMFLQVGILLSSLSAISKNYGYWSIGVVVGSVGIGLFFYAWLVL, from the coding sequence ATGGCAGACAAGCAAAATGAGAAGAAAACGTGGAAAGATCACCTGACAACGGTAATCGCGGTTACGACACTACTTTTGGCGGCGTGCGCCACGATTGCTTCGTTTAAGGCCGCTGGATATGGAAATCGCATGGTGCTGGCGCAAAATCGCGCTTCGGATCAATGGGCGTACTATCAGGCAAAAAGCATCAAAGAAACACAATATCAAGTGCAGCGCGACGCCATGGCGGCTTTGATGCCTCCGGAAGTGCGTACAGAGGCGGTTGTTAAGCAAATAGCAGTCTTTGAAGAGGAAATCAAACGGTACAAAAAAGAAAAAAATGAGATCATCCAAGAAGCGCAAAAACTGGAGGCGGAGCGAGACGCTGCCAGTCAGTATAATACGATGTTCGGCCAGTCGTTGATGTTTTTGCAGGTGGGGATTTTGCTATCATCCTTGTCGGCTATCAGTAAAAACTATGGCTATTGGAGTATTGGCGTTGTTGTGGGGTCCGTTGGCATTGGTTTGTTTTTTTATGCTTGGCTGGTGTTGTAA
- a CDS encoding OmpH family outer membrane protein, whose amino-acid sequence MKWFACFKAYFMASALALCLSIPGTAAAAELPVGVVDIMYVINNHPDVAQANAALQTEQAQLRQELATKSAGLNDKDKQALDQQLGKQLAQKRQELFKPIADSIQVALKAVADEKGFSLVIYKNSVALGGTDITLDVLQKLKK is encoded by the coding sequence ATGAAATGGTTCGCTTGCTTTAAAGCCTATTTTATGGCCTCAGCTCTTGCCCTTTGCCTGTCTATTCCCGGTACGGCAGCCGCAGCAGAACTTCCTGTCGGCGTCGTTGATATCATGTATGTAATCAATAATCATCCCGATGTAGCCCAGGCTAACGCAGCCCTGCAAACCGAGCAGGCACAGCTTCGCCAGGAGTTGGCTACAAAGTCTGCCGGGCTGAACGACAAAGACAAACAAGCCTTGGATCAGCAGCTCGGCAAACAACTGGCACAAAAACGCCAAGAGCTATTTAAGCCCATTGCCGACAGCATTCAAGTCGCTCTGAAAGCCGTCGCCGATGAAAAAGGCTTCTCCCTGGTCATCTACAAAAACAGCGTCGCCCTGGGCGGCACAGACATCACCCTTGATGTACTGCAGAAATTAAAGAAATAG
- a CDS encoding MATE family efflux transporter, with protein MRTQSLFKLAWPIFIEQALIIMVGVVNVYILSRYDSSAAAAVEGCTQVLWNVFLVFAVISLGTSVLVAQNVGAGNRERIDKTAAVSLLFSLGLGLAASVGLVFFGEELLLFLGLSEGLLAHAKTYLLLVGGFVFLDALLFSSDAILKGFGRTRQCLAVTATMNVLNLCGSAVLGLGLFGCPALGVFGVALAAVGSKAVAVALVQGYLFNRLLKPAIFRHLLAFPFLEMRQVLKIGFPAAMESMSYTLSQTVLMALILTYLGSEAYVARTYAWSVIKMAFLFSLAIGQANVIMIGQLVGAGRFDEAARVGMRNFRIAFGAAWVLGLGLFMGRTELMRIFTAEEAIVSLGALVFMIDAFLEPGRTFNIVLISGLRGAGDVQFPVVMAVLSMWSVNIGLGYYLGVVLGYGLPGIWAAMLVDEWIRGLAMLWRWRSGAWRSKALV; from the coding sequence GTGAGGACACAATCGTTATTTAAATTGGCTTGGCCTATTTTTATTGAGCAGGCTCTCATTATTATGGTGGGAGTAGTGAATGTATATATTCTCAGCCGCTATGATAGTTCGGCGGCTGCGGCGGTGGAAGGGTGCACCCAGGTGCTCTGGAATGTATTCTTAGTTTTTGCTGTTATTTCGCTCGGAACCTCCGTACTGGTGGCTCAAAATGTTGGCGCTGGAAATCGCGAACGTATTGATAAGACAGCGGCGGTATCGCTGCTGTTCAGCTTGGGCCTAGGACTGGCTGCTAGCGTTGGGCTTGTTTTTTTTGGAGAAGAGTTACTGCTTTTTCTGGGCTTGTCAGAAGGACTGTTAGCGCATGCTAAAACCTATTTGCTATTAGTGGGCGGTTTTGTTTTTTTAGACGCCCTGCTGTTTTCCAGCGATGCCATTCTTAAGGGCTTTGGGCGGACCAGGCAATGTCTGGCGGTGACGGCGACGATGAATGTCCTCAATCTTTGCGGCTCCGCGGTATTGGGTTTGGGGCTGTTTGGCTGCCCTGCGTTAGGCGTTTTTGGGGTGGCCCTGGCGGCTGTCGGCAGCAAGGCGGTGGCAGTAGCTTTGGTTCAAGGATATTTATTTAACCGCCTCTTGAAACCTGCGATTTTCCGCCATTTGCTTGCTTTTCCATTTTTGGAGATGCGTCAGGTGCTGAAAATAGGTTTCCCCGCAGCTATGGAAAGCATGTCCTACACTTTGAGTCAGACCGTGTTGATGGCCTTGATTTTGACGTACTTGGGCTCTGAAGCCTATGTGGCTCGTACCTATGCTTGGTCAGTTATAAAAATGGCCTTTCTTTTTTCCTTGGCTATCGGTCAGGCCAATGTCATTATGATCGGCCAGTTAGTGGGAGCCGGGCGTTTTGACGAAGCGGCGCGCGTGGGGATGCGGAATTTCCGTATTGCCTTCGGCGCGGCCTGGGTGCTCGGCTTAGGATTGTTTATGGGGCGTACGGAGTTGATGCGAATCTTCACGGCGGAAGAGGCGATTGTCTCTTTGGGGGCGCTGGTGTTTATGATCGACGCTTTTTTAGAGCCGGGACGGACCTTTAATATTGTGCTTATTTCTGGGTTGCGCGGCGCAGGGGACGTGCAATTCCCCGTGGTGATGGCTGTTTTATCCATGTGGAGTGTGAATATTGGATTGGGCTATTATTTAGGCGTTGTTTTGGGCTACGGGCTGCCGGGCATCTGGGCTGCCATGCTTGTGGATGAATGGATTCGCGGCTTGGCTATGCTCTGGCGTTGGCGCAGCGGTGCTTGGCGGAGTAAAGCCTTGGTTTGA
- a CDS encoding putative sulfate exporter family transporter, translating into MATEFHSSVYEQKSLLKSEDWWAVWLGILVFALGSASVLGADLLGWVVNFQVWLDGGKAVVPAAKGYGFLGGWGSAIITYLFLLLVTTAGAVVMGSRPWRFVGGFTIVYWLTFFCMIAGNYAYIAATPDKQASLHIPWSLGLGELGFVFALLAGLVIGNFFPKTAAYLHEAARSEWYIKTAIVILGMAIGIKTVSAMALAGTVILRGLCAVVEAYLIYWPVVYFISRRYFKFTPEWAAPLASGISICGVAAAIATGGAIRSRPIVPAVLASVIIVFVAGELLVLPFIASTFLLNEPMVAGAWMGLAVKSDGGAIASGAITDALIRSKALSQLGIQYQEGWILMAATTTKMFIDLFIGFWAFLLAIIWSVYRLNTGGQSGERQKISVREIWDRFPKFILGFAVTFLTMFLLGLQEPAWVKAAETGAGQANLLRGLFFGFCFFSIGLVTNVRKLWAEGMGRIVAVYSVALFGFILWVGLGISWLFYHGIKPPIIGG; encoded by the coding sequence ATGGCTACTGAATTTCATTCGTCGGTATATGAGCAAAAATCGTTACTGAAGAGCGAAGATTGGTGGGCGGTTTGGTTAGGTATTTTGGTATTTGCCCTTGGCAGTGCTTCCGTTTTAGGTGCGGATCTTTTAGGCTGGGTAGTAAATTTTCAAGTTTGGCTTGACGGCGGCAAAGCCGTCGTTCCTGCTGCTAAAGGGTATGGCTTCCTAGGGGGCTGGGGTTCCGCTATTATTACGTACTTATTTCTTTTGTTAGTGACAACCGCAGGGGCTGTTGTCATGGGTTCACGGCCCTGGCGTTTCGTCGGCGGATTTACGATTGTCTATTGGCTTACATTTTTTTGCATGATAGCAGGTAATTACGCGTATATTGCCGCTACGCCGGATAAACAAGCGTCTCTGCATATTCCTTGGTCGTTAGGTCTTGGTGAATTAGGCTTCGTTTTTGCCTTGCTCGCAGGGCTGGTTATCGGCAATTTTTTCCCCAAGACAGCGGCGTATCTCCATGAAGCGGCGCGTTCGGAATGGTATATCAAGACAGCGATTGTCATTTTGGGCATGGCTATCGGCATTAAAACCGTCAGCGCCATGGCTTTGGCGGGTACGGTAATTTTACGCGGCTTGTGCGCGGTGGTGGAAGCGTACTTGATTTATTGGCCTGTGGTCTACTTTATTTCACGGCGGTATTTTAAGTTTACGCCGGAATGGGCGGCGCCGTTGGCCTCGGGTATTTCAATCTGCGGCGTGGCGGCGGCGATTGCCACTGGCGGAGCCATTCGGTCTCGGCCCATTGTTCCTGCAGTCTTGGCTTCCGTTATTATTGTCTTTGTGGCAGGGGAATTGTTGGTGCTGCCTTTTATTGCTTCAACGTTCTTGCTAAACGAGCCTATGGTTGCGGGAGCTTGGATGGGCTTAGCGGTGAAAAGCGACGGCGGAGCCATTGCCAGCGGCGCGATTACCGATGCGCTTATTCGCAGCAAGGCTTTGTCGCAGCTCGGGATTCAATACCAAGAAGGCTGGATTTTGATGGCGGCGACAACGACAAAGATGTTTATTGATTTGTTTATTGGCTTTTGGGCTTTTTTATTGGCTATTATTTGGTCGGTATACCGCTTGAATACAGGTGGACAGTCTGGCGAGCGGCAGAAAATTTCGGTGCGGGAAATTTGGGATCGCTTTCCTAAGTTTATCTTGGGGTTTGCCGTTACGTTTTTAACGATGTTTTTGTTGGGCTTGCAGGAGCCAGCATGGGTCAAAGCGGCGGAAACAGGGGCCGGACAGGCTAATCTACTGAGAGGACTTTTCTTTGGATTCTGCTTTTTCTCCATTGGCTTAGTGACTAATGTGCGCAAGCTCTGGGCCGAAGGCATGGGACGCATTGTCGCCGTGTACAGTGTGGCTTTGTTTGGATTTATTCTTTGGGTAGGTCTTGGCATTTCGTGGTTGTTTTACCATGGTATAAAACCGCCGATCATTGGCGGTTAG
- a CDS encoding cyclase family protein: protein MRMIDLSQSLQVGMPVYPGTPAPDFSTVATVAANGYQVKKIAMNTHVGTHMDAPAHMLADGKTLDVLPLERFVGRAAVLDVRNCAGGVIGIGELQAQKELLAQVDFVLFWTGWSRYWGQEQYLQQYPLLTAEAAAWLGKCQLKGVGIDAISFDAIDSKDFVIHQLLLAQEIVLIENLTRLEEVQSGVDFFALPLPLREADGSPVRAFVAFSP, encoded by the coding sequence ATGCGCATGATCGATTTGTCGCAGTCCCTGCAAGTGGGCATGCCGGTGTATCCGGGGACGCCTGCGCCGGATTTTTCAACGGTGGCCACCGTTGCAGCCAATGGCTATCAAGTGAAGAAAATCGCAATGAATACCCATGTAGGCACCCACATGGACGCGCCTGCGCACATGCTGGCAGATGGGAAAACACTAGATGTGTTGCCGTTAGAGCGGTTTGTGGGTCGGGCGGCGGTATTGGATGTGAGAAATTGCGCTGGCGGTGTAATCGGCATAGGGGAGCTGCAAGCGCAAAAGGAATTATTGGCGCAAGTTGACTTTGTTTTATTTTGGACAGGCTGGAGCCGCTATTGGGGGCAGGAACAGTATCTGCAGCAGTATCCGCTTTTAACAGCGGAAGCGGCGGCTTGGTTGGGTAAGTGCCAATTAAAAGGGGTGGGAATTGATGCCATTTCTTTTGATGCCATCGATAGCAAGGATTTTGTGATTCATCAACTGCTATTGGCACAGGAGATAGTGCTGATTGAGAATTTAACCCGCTTAGAAGAAGTGCAGAGCGGTGTGGACTTTTTTGCGCTTCCTTTACCGTTGCGCGAGGCGGATGGTTCTCCAGTACGGGCCTTTGTTGCTTTTTCACCTTGA
- the ribB gene encoding 3,4-dihydroxy-2-butanone-4-phosphate synthase — MPTVIVRIEEDKAVANALASSDVFRPACLVVLLSLSLSGPDSGKSDLLLRRSITMNQSLLHSFGTPAERVENALAALRQGQGVLVTDNEDRENEGDIFFAAQSLTPQQMALLIREGSGIVCLCLTEEKTAQLGLPMMVETNTSSFQTPFTISIEAAQGVTTGVSAADRVATVKAAIASEASAADLRMPGHMFPLRARKNGVLDRPGHTEANVDLMRLAGLEPAGVLCELTNPDGTMARMPEIAAFAQKHAMPVVTVDDIIAYRLQVD, encoded by the coding sequence GTGCCGACGGTTATAGTCCGGATAGAAGAGGATAAGGCAGTTGCCAACGCCTTGGCAAGTTCCGACGTTTTCCGTCCGGCTTGTTTGGTTGTGTTGCTTTCACTGTCTCTTTCTGGCCCTGATTCTGGTAAGTCCGACTTATTATTAAGAAGGAGTATTACTATGAATCAATCTTTACTTCACTCTTTTGGCACCCCCGCAGAACGGGTGGAAAACGCGCTCGCCGCTTTGCGTCAAGGACAAGGCGTCCTGGTCACCGATAACGAGGACCGGGAAAACGAGGGCGATATTTTTTTTGCCGCCCAAAGCCTCACTCCACAACAAATGGCCTTGCTCATTCGCGAAGGCAGCGGCATTGTCTGCCTGTGCCTCACCGAAGAGAAAACTGCACAGCTGGGCTTGCCGATGATGGTTGAAACCAACACCAGCAGTTTCCAGACCCCCTTCACCATTTCCATTGAAGCCGCTCAAGGAGTGACTACCGGCGTATCGGCGGCCGATCGTGTCGCCACCGTCAAAGCAGCCATCGCCTCCGAAGCTTCCGCCGCGGATCTGCGCATGCCCGGCCATATGTTTCCGCTGCGCGCCCGTAAAAATGGCGTTTTGGATCGTCCCGGTCACACCGAAGCGAACGTGGACCTTATGCGCCTTGCCGGCTTAGAGCCAGCCGGCGTTCTCTGCGAGCTCACCAATCCAGACGGCACCATGGCCCGCATGCCGGAAATTGCCGCTTTTGCCCAAAAGCACGCTATGCCGGTTGTAACAGTAGACGATATCATCGCCTATCGCTTACAGGTTGACTGA
- the ilvD gene encoding dihydroxy-acid dehydratase, whose product MKYRSSDVLAKPDWSFNRSVFKSLGYSDGDLDARPIIGIANSWNELVPGHANLRQVADNVRKGIYRAGGSVAEFGVIAACDGTAQGHAGMHYILPSRDLIANDIEVMVEAHRLDAIVLLGSCDKIVPGMLMAAARLKIPAIFLPGGPMLGGKAFDGRKSDLTSMSEGLGMLKSGKIDRDTYDHLEEVCGPTCGSCAFYGTANTMCCMAEAMGMSLPGAALVPAVYAERLRLAEETGLAIVGLAKAGITGDKVITKKALENAIRVLMATGGSTNAVLHLSAIANEVDIDADEMMQAYDSLSQTTPQVAKVNPASKYDMEDFYLAGGIPKVMEEIKHLLHADCLTVSGETVAENLAHYQYKYPFNEEVITTAAKPFNSLKGLAILRGNLAPETAVTKPAAIDPAMHTFSGTAKVFNSEEEAEHAILNGGIQAGDVVVIRYEGPKGGPGMREMYKAMKYLYGMGLAKSTALVTDGRFSGTNNGCFVGHVSPEAADGGPIAIVENGDMITIDIPNGEVQLHVAEEEIAARLAKWQRPEPKFTKGYLGIYSKMATSAAKGAILKL is encoded by the coding sequence GTGAAGTATCGTAGCAGCGATGTACTGGCAAAACCGGACTGGAGCTTTAACCGCAGCGTATTTAAATCCCTGGGATATTCGGACGGAGATTTGGATGCGCGTCCTATTATCGGCATTGCAAATTCCTGGAATGAGTTGGTTCCAGGGCATGCAAATCTTCGCCAAGTGGCGGACAATGTGCGCAAAGGCATTTACCGGGCAGGTGGCAGTGTAGCGGAATTTGGTGTGATTGCCGCTTGCGACGGCACGGCCCAAGGGCATGCAGGAATGCACTACATTCTTCCTTCGAGAGATCTGATTGCCAATGACATTGAAGTCATGGTGGAAGCCCATCGGTTAGATGCGATTGTGCTCTTGGGCTCTTGCGATAAGATTGTTCCAGGCATGCTGATGGCGGCAGCCCGCCTCAAGATTCCGGCTATCTTTTTGCCGGGCGGTCCCATGTTGGGCGGTAAGGCGTTTGACGGACGCAAATCGGACTTGACTAGTATGTCCGAAGGCTTGGGTATGCTTAAGTCTGGCAAGATTGACCGGGATACGTATGACCACTTGGAAGAGGTTTGTGGACCTACCTGCGGTTCCTGCGCGTTTTACGGTACAGCCAATACGATGTGCTGTATGGCGGAAGCTATGGGCATGTCTCTGCCGGGAGCGGCTTTGGTGCCGGCGGTATACGCTGAACGTTTGCGCCTAGCGGAGGAAACAGGCCTCGCTATTGTCGGTTTGGCGAAAGCTGGCATTACTGGCGATAAAGTTATTACGAAAAAGGCGTTGGAAAATGCGATCCGCGTGCTGATGGCGACAGGCGGTTCTACGAACGCGGTACTTCATCTGTCAGCTATTGCCAATGAGGTGGACATTGACGCCGATGAAATGATGCAGGCCTATGATTCTCTCAGCCAGACAACGCCGCAGGTGGCCAAAGTCAACCCTGCTTCTAAATACGATATGGAAGATTTTTATCTTGCTGGCGGCATTCCCAAAGTTATGGAAGAAATCAAACATCTGCTGCATGCAGACTGTCTGACGGTTAGCGGCGAGACAGTAGCGGAGAATCTAGCGCACTATCAATATAAATATCCCTTCAATGAAGAGGTTATTACTACGGCGGCAAAACCGTTCAACAGCTTAAAAGGCTTGGCCATTTTACGGGGGAATTTAGCACCGGAGACAGCGGTAACCAAGCCGGCGGCCATTGATCCGGCCATGCATACGTTCTCAGGAACGGCAAAAGTATTCAACTCGGAAGAGGAAGCCGAACATGCTATTTTGAACGGAGGCATTCAGGCGGGGGATGTGGTCGTGATTCGCTATGAGGGACCTAAAGGCGGTCCTGGGATGCGTGAAATGTACAAGGCCATGAAATATCTTTACGGCATGGGATTGGCTAAGAGTACAGCCTTGGTTACAGATGGTCGTTTTTCAGGAACTAACAATGGCTGTTTTGTGGGTCATGTTTCGCCGGAAGCGGCAGACGGTGGTCCGATCGCCATTGTGGAAAACGGCGATATGATCACCATTGATATTCCTAACGGTGAAGTGCAACTCCATGTAGCCGAAGAGGAAATAGCTGCTCGTTTAGCTAAGTGGCAGCGTCCAGAGCCTAAATTTACTAAGGGATATCTTGGCATTTACTCGAAAATGGCGACTTCCGCAGCGAAAGGCGCTATCTTGAAACTGTAA
- a CDS encoding 4Fe-4S dicluster domain-containing protein, with protein sequence MAAKPDYKKYGFIPQRQKGLLLMRLRNCAGNATAEDLRKIAALAEKFGNGEVHFTVRQGVEIPGVPEERFEEALQAILDAGLQHAVCGLRVRPVMVCPGNSTCPYGLVDTNSLGKMLDQDYVGKDLPAKTKFTVCGCANACTKPQGHDVGFRGAAEPLLKKESCIRCGACVKRCPAKAMSLESGELVIDYQKCLSCGVCVRLCPKKALETGREGYHIYVGGKGGRYTQEGKVVAEFVTEKEVPKYLDAILAVYEDIGEKGQRLNVVMSRYGLRNFQKRMEKKLGEQ encoded by the coding sequence ATGGCAGCGAAACCGGACTATAAAAAATACGGCTTTATTCCTCAACGGCAAAAAGGTCTTTTGCTTATGCGCCTGCGCAACTGCGCAGGCAACGCAACAGCAGAGGATTTGCGGAAGATTGCTGCGTTGGCGGAGAAATTCGGCAACGGGGAGGTGCATTTTACGGTGCGCCAGGGCGTAGAGATTCCCGGCGTGCCGGAGGAGCGCTTTGAAGAGGCGCTGCAGGCTATTTTAGATGCAGGACTGCAGCATGCGGTTTGTGGTTTGCGTGTGCGCCCGGTCATGGTCTGTCCCGGCAACAGCACTTGCCCCTATGGACTGGTGGACACGAACAGTCTGGGAAAAATGCTGGATCAAGACTATGTAGGCAAGGATTTGCCGGCGAAGACGAAGTTCACGGTTTGTGGCTGCGCCAATGCTTGCACCAAGCCGCAAGGGCATGATGTGGGCTTCCGGGGAGCGGCGGAGCCGCTGTTGAAAAAGGAAAGCTGTATACGCTGCGGCGCTTGCGTGAAGCGCTGTCCGGCGAAGGCTATGTCGTTGGAGTCCGGCGAGTTGGTAATCGATTATCAAAAATGCCTGTCCTGCGGCGTTTGCGTGCGCTTATGTCCCAAGAAGGCGCTGGAAACCGGCCGGGAAGGCTATCATATCTATGTCGGCGGCAAAGGCGGACGTTATACGCAAGAAGGCAAGGTCGTCGCGGAATTTGTCACTGAAAAAGAAGTGCCTAAGTATCTGGACGCTATTTTAGCAGTGTATGAAGACATTGGTGAAAAAGGCCAGCGCTTAAATGTCGTTATGTCTCGCTATGGGCTGCGGAATTTCCAAAAGCGCATGGAGAAAAAATTGGGAGAACAGTAA
- a CDS encoding fumarylacetoacetate hydrolase family protein — MKLVSFYQNGQPTLGIQQENGIISVTKAAATASLSAPRTMEEAIVGGQEALSQLQSLLATKPSILPFDAITYAPCIASPEKILCVGLNYAAHSAECKADLPTVPVIFSKFNNTLAAHQEHIPIPPCTSKVDYEAELVIIIGKTASNVSKENALDYVFGYTVGNDLSARDLQMRTPQWLLGKTCDHFAPTGPCVVTADSLNPAKLEISSRVNGEIRQHSNTSDMIFDCATVISYLSQHLTLKPGDLIFTGTPSGVILGYPEEKQVWLKGGDEVVIEIESIGRLVNILK, encoded by the coding sequence ATGAAACTTGTCAGCTTCTATCAAAACGGTCAACCCACTCTAGGCATCCAACAGGAAAACGGCATTATCTCTGTCACAAAAGCCGCCGCGACCGCTTCTCTATCGGCGCCGCGGACCATGGAGGAAGCCATCGTCGGAGGCCAAGAAGCGCTTTCCCAGTTGCAATCGCTTTTGGCAACCAAGCCGTCAATTCTTCCCTTCGATGCCATTACTTACGCGCCGTGCATTGCTTCGCCAGAAAAAATTCTCTGCGTCGGCCTTAACTACGCCGCGCACAGCGCGGAATGCAAAGCCGATTTGCCTACCGTGCCGGTGATCTTCAGCAAGTTCAACAACACCTTGGCAGCGCACCAGGAACATATTCCGATACCTCCGTGCACCTCCAAAGTGGACTATGAAGCAGAACTGGTCATCATTATCGGCAAAACTGCCAGCAATGTCAGTAAAGAGAATGCTCTAGACTATGTCTTCGGCTATACCGTCGGCAACGACCTTTCGGCCCGTGATTTGCAAATGCGCACCCCCCAATGGCTGTTGGGAAAAACCTGCGACCACTTCGCACCTACCGGACCTTGCGTTGTTACGGCTGATTCCCTGAATCCCGCAAAACTTGAAATTTCTAGCCGCGTCAACGGCGAAATTCGCCAGCATTCCAACACCAGCGATATGATTTTCGATTGCGCCACTGTCATCAGCTACCTCTCACAGCACCTGACCTTGAAGCCTGGGGATCTCATCTTTACGGGCACGCCCAGCGGCGTCATTTTAGGCTACCCGGAAGAAAAACAAGTTTGGCTCAAAGGCGGCGATGAAGTCGTCATTGAAATCGAAAGCATCGGCCGACTGGTTAACATTTTAAAATAA